A DNA window from Kitasatospora atroaurantiaca contains the following coding sequences:
- a CDS encoding ScbA/BarX family gamma-butyrolactone biosynthesis protein, with protein MGSLLSDADCLLTEEEAGSPELHQQTVPRKYVHRASVAEVLLTGWRQVQPDHFILGAQWPRTHSFYRPVAGVHDPLLLAETIRQAGMLLAHAGYGVPLDYPFLLWDVSYQADPARMTVEPTPVDLTIRATCHELRFRRGVLAGMRCDTDIYRDGERLGGGSMRLDCMPPETYARIRGPLLAAAKRPMVPAQADYRGEAMDRVLEPTGEPYHWRIQADRRHPVLFDHPVDHVPGMVLVEAMRQAAGRVAGRRVVAPFGLDADFVRYAELHLPVFVRAFPGPLDENGGRVVRVVAEQGGEPVARGVLNVRPISAEPGQGGRYQ; from the coding sequence ATGGGGTCGCTACTGTCGGATGCCGATTGCCTGCTGACCGAGGAGGAGGCGGGCTCGCCCGAGCTCCATCAGCAGACCGTGCCACGCAAGTACGTGCACCGGGCGTCCGTCGCCGAGGTGCTGCTCACCGGGTGGCGGCAGGTGCAGCCCGATCATTTCATCCTGGGCGCTCAGTGGCCCAGGACGCACAGCTTCTACCGCCCGGTCGCCGGGGTGCACGATCCACTGCTGCTCGCCGAGACGATCCGTCAGGCCGGCATGCTGCTGGCCCACGCGGGTTACGGGGTCCCGCTGGACTACCCGTTCCTGCTGTGGGACGTGTCGTACCAGGCGGATCCGGCGCGGATGACGGTCGAACCGACGCCGGTCGACCTGACGATCAGGGCCACCTGCCACGAACTCCGGTTCCGGCGCGGGGTCCTGGCGGGCATGCGCTGCGACACCGACATCTACCGGGACGGAGAGCGCCTCGGCGGCGGCAGCATGCGGCTCGACTGCATGCCGCCCGAGACCTACGCCCGGATCCGCGGGCCGCTCCTGGCTGCTGCCAAGCGCCCGATGGTGCCGGCCCAGGCCGACTACCGGGGCGAGGCCATGGACAGGGTGCTGGAGCCGACGGGGGAGCCGTACCACTGGCGGATCCAGGCCGACCGGCGCCACCCGGTGCTCTTCGACCACCCGGTCGACCACGTCCCCGGCATGGTGCTGGTGGAGGCGATGCGCCAGGCCGCCGGCCGGGTCGCCGGGCGCCGGGTGGTGGCTCCGTTCGGGCTGGACGCCGACTTCGTCCGCTATGCCGAGCTGCACCTGCCCGTGTTCGTCCGGGCCTTCCCGGGGCCGTTGGACGAGAACGGCGGCCGGGTCGTCCGGGTGGTGGCCGAACAGGGCGGCGAGCCGGTGGCCCGCGGCGTGCTCAACGTCCGGCCGATCTCGGCCGAGCCCGGGCAGGGAGGCCGGTATCAGTGA
- a CDS encoding ScbR family autoregulator-binding transcription factor, producing the protein MAQQARAVQTRREILRAAAEVFDRKGYAAATMADILTVAGMTKGAVYFHFASKEELALAVVAEQSPWLESLDLSAPGFQPVIDLTTAYARALLDDPFIRAAVRLVIEHGAFENPNTEAWQASILLIRSLVVQAEEAGDMLPGLDATVVAETITSSFTGIQLTSQVLADRADLLERVRAWWTLLLPGLVRPERIPTLDPAGSPRSRTPNRPVSDIP; encoded by the coding sequence ATGGCGCAGCAGGCGCGGGCAGTACAGACCCGGCGGGAGATCCTGCGGGCCGCAGCGGAGGTCTTCGACCGGAAGGGGTACGCGGCCGCCACCATGGCCGACATCCTCACGGTCGCCGGCATGACCAAGGGTGCGGTCTACTTCCACTTCGCCTCGAAGGAGGAGCTCGCCCTCGCGGTCGTCGCCGAGCAGTCCCCCTGGCTGGAGAGCCTGGATCTCTCGGCCCCGGGCTTCCAGCCCGTGATCGACCTGACCACGGCCTACGCCCGCGCGCTCCTGGACGACCCGTTCATCCGGGCCGCCGTCCGGCTGGTGATCGAGCACGGCGCCTTCGAGAACCCCAACACGGAGGCCTGGCAGGCCAGCATCCTGCTGATCCGATCCCTGGTGGTGCAGGCCGAGGAGGCCGGCGACATGCTCCCGGGGCTGGACGCCACGGTGGTGGCCGAGACCATCACGTCCTCCTTCACCGGCATCCAGCTGACCTCCCAGGTGCTGGCGGACCGCGCCGATCTGCTCGAACGCGTCCGCGCCTGGTGGACCCTGCTGCTCCCCGGGTTGGTGAGGCCCGAGCGGATCCCGACGCTCGACCCGGCCGGCTCTCCCCGGTCACGGACGCCCAACCGGCCTGTCTCTGACATCCCGTAA
- a CDS encoding acyltransferase family protein, with product MTIRTSQHAIATARARLPSLTGLRFIAAMMVFLFHMTLTRLELNPYSGGTAHALEAVFTKAGWVGVSFFFILSGFVLTWSTRPDRTPRQFWWQRLVKLYPNHLATFALAMVLYASATATWKEWLPNLLLLQAWVPRFDTFFSVNIPSWSLSCELFFYLCFPLLNRWIGRIDAARLWAWAGGVAGVVVCLPAVALALLPDTPVMPNGFPVSVGQYWFVYLFPPVRMLEFVLGILMARILMSGRWINLRLLPAAALAGAGYLAALAVPWLYGLSAAAVVPLALLIPAAASADVRAQASPLRGRVMRWLGEVSFAFYLVHVPVLLYMRQLMDHGYYSAPVATGVVLLITAVSLLLAWLLHIGVERPLMRRWGTLPQAPAEAAARPAQAAEPAYSLASSAASASSASR from the coding sequence ATGACCATCAGGACATCGCAGCACGCCATCGCAACGGCCCGTGCGCGGCTGCCCTCACTCACCGGATTGCGCTTCATCGCGGCGATGATGGTGTTCCTGTTCCATATGACGTTGACCAGGCTCGAACTGAATCCGTACAGCGGTGGGACGGCCCACGCGCTGGAGGCCGTGTTCACCAAGGCCGGCTGGGTCGGCGTCTCCTTCTTCTTCATCCTCAGCGGATTCGTGCTCACCTGGAGCACGCGTCCGGACCGTACGCCCCGTCAGTTCTGGTGGCAGCGACTGGTCAAGCTCTACCCCAACCACCTGGCCACCTTCGCCCTGGCGATGGTGCTCTACGCCTCGGCGACGGCGACCTGGAAGGAATGGCTCCCCAACCTCCTGCTGCTGCAGGCCTGGGTGCCCCGCTTCGACACCTTCTTCAGCGTGAACATCCCGAGTTGGTCGCTCTCCTGCGAGCTCTTCTTCTACCTCTGCTTCCCGCTGCTGAACCGCTGGATCGGGCGGATCGACGCCGCCCGGCTCTGGGCCTGGGCGGGCGGGGTCGCCGGTGTGGTCGTCTGCCTGCCCGCCGTCGCCCTGGCACTGCTCCCCGACACGCCCGTGATGCCCAACGGCTTCCCGGTCTCCGTGGGGCAGTACTGGTTCGTCTACCTGTTCCCGCCGGTACGGATGCTGGAGTTCGTCCTCGGCATCCTGATGGCCCGGATCCTGATGAGCGGGCGCTGGATCAACCTCCGCCTGCTCCCCGCGGCCGCGCTGGCCGGCGCCGGCTACCTGGCGGCCCTCGCCGTGCCGTGGCTGTACGGGCTCAGCGCCGCCGCCGTCGTCCCGCTCGCCCTGCTGATCCCCGCGGCGGCCTCGGCCGACGTCCGCGCCCAGGCCTCGCCGCTGCGGGGGCGGGTGATGCGTTGGCTGGGGGAGGTCTCGTTCGCCTTCTACCTGGTGCACGTCCCGGTCCTGCTCTACATGCGGCAGTTGATGGACCACGGCTACTACAGCGCACCGGTGGCCACCGGCGTGGTGCTGCTCATCACCGCCGTCAGCCTGCTGCTCGCCTGGCTGCTGCACATCGGGGTCGAGCGGCCGCTGATGCGGCGGTGGGGGACGCTGCCGCAGGCACCCGCCGAGGCCGCCGCCCGGCCGGCCCAGGCCGCCGAACCCGCCTACTCCCTCGCGAGCAGCGCGGCCAGTGCCAGCAGCGCCAGCCGGTAG
- the aroQ gene encoding type II 3-dehydroquinate dehydratase yields MTRVYVLNGPNLGRLGRREPEVYGSLSYADLVELCRRTAEELGLAAEVRQTDSEAELIGWLHEAADARLPVVINPAAFTHYSYAVRDALAMVEAPVIEVHISNPHAREPFRHTSVVSPVVTGTIAGLGLDSYRLALLALAALLARE; encoded by the coding sequence ATGACCAGGGTGTACGTGCTCAACGGGCCGAATCTCGGCCGGCTGGGCAGGCGCGAGCCGGAGGTCTACGGCTCGCTGAGCTATGCCGATCTGGTGGAGCTGTGCCGGCGGACGGCGGAGGAGCTCGGTCTGGCGGCGGAGGTCCGCCAGACCGACAGCGAGGCCGAGTTGATCGGCTGGCTCCACGAGGCGGCGGACGCCCGCCTCCCCGTGGTGATCAACCCGGCGGCGTTCACCCACTACTCCTACGCCGTCCGGGACGCGCTGGCGATGGTGGAGGCCCCGGTCATCGAGGTGCACATCTCCAACCCCCATGCCCGGGAGCCCTTCCGCCACACCTCCGTGGTCTCCCCGGTGGTCACCGGCACCATCGCGGGCCTGGGCCTGGACTCCTACCGGCTGGCGCTGCTGGCACTGGCCGCGCTGCTCGCGAGGGAGTAG
- a CDS encoding anthranilate synthase family protein: protein MTDNPGSDALLERILAAEAPAFALLHRPETGAADRIDVLVGEVAEVEALADIPLRAGAAVTGRAEHEVLAVVPYRQIAERGFAAADDGSPLITLTVREQGSVHVEEALERLPDLRIDLVDGDFDVDDAEYAQTVRRILTDEIGQGEGANFVIRRSFVADISDYSTAAALTFFRRLLERERGAYWTFVIHTGTRTFVGATPERHVSLAGGLAVMNPISGTYRYPESGPTLAGVLSFLADPKEANELYMVVDEELKMLARITDAGGRVTGPHLMEMARLAHTEYFIEGHTTRDVRDILRETMFAPTVTGSPLESAAKVISRYEPAGRGYYSGVVALIGRDADGGRTLDSSILIRTADIDAGGRMRIGVGATLVRDSDPDSEVAETRAKTAGLLAALGTRDAPTATAAAPAGFAEHPDVLAALAQRNVSLAPFWLERTDTRVRPVPELAGRRVLVVDAEDTFTAMWDHQLRALGLEVTVRRFDEEYTFDGYDLVVLGPGPGDPQEVDHPKIAHLHGATRALLGSGTPFLSVCLSHQVLSTVLGFDLVRRELPNQGVQKKIDLFGRTELVGFYNTFAGRSDADRVDVPALGGVVEVSRDEETGQIHALRGPGFRSVQFHPESVLSQDGLTIIGELLTSLLAG from the coding sequence ATGACGGACAACCCGGGGAGCGATGCACTGCTGGAACGGATCCTGGCGGCCGAGGCTCCCGCGTTCGCCCTGCTGCACCGCCCGGAGACGGGCGCGGCGGACCGGATCGACGTTCTGGTGGGCGAGGTGGCGGAGGTCGAGGCCCTGGCCGACATCCCGCTGCGGGCCGGGGCGGCCGTGACCGGCCGGGCCGAGCACGAGGTGCTGGCGGTAGTGCCCTACCGGCAGATCGCCGAGCGCGGCTTCGCCGCCGCGGACGACGGCTCACCGCTGATCACCCTGACCGTCCGGGAGCAGGGATCCGTCCATGTCGAGGAGGCGCTCGAGCGGCTGCCCGACCTGCGGATCGACCTGGTGGACGGCGACTTCGACGTCGACGACGCGGAGTACGCGCAGACCGTCCGCCGGATCCTGACCGACGAGATCGGCCAGGGCGAGGGCGCCAACTTCGTCATCCGGCGTTCCTTCGTGGCGGACATCTCCGACTACTCGACCGCCGCCGCGCTGACCTTCTTCCGCCGGCTGCTGGAGCGGGAGCGAGGGGCGTACTGGACCTTCGTCATCCACACCGGCACCCGGACCTTCGTCGGGGCCACCCCGGAACGGCACGTCAGCCTCGCCGGCGGCCTCGCGGTGATGAACCCGATCAGCGGCACCTACCGGTACCCCGAGTCCGGCCCCACCCTGGCCGGGGTGCTCTCCTTCCTGGCCGACCCCAAGGAGGCCAACGAGCTCTACATGGTGGTGGACGAAGAGCTCAAGATGCTGGCCAGGATCACCGACGCCGGCGGGCGCGTGACGGGCCCTCACCTGATGGAGATGGCCCGCCTCGCCCACACCGAGTACTTCATCGAGGGGCACACCACCCGGGACGTCCGGGACATCCTCCGGGAGACCATGTTCGCGCCGACGGTGACCGGCAGCCCGCTGGAGAGCGCGGCCAAGGTGATCAGCCGGTACGAGCCGGCCGGCCGCGGCTACTACAGCGGAGTGGTCGCCCTGATCGGCCGGGACGCGGACGGTGGCCGGACGCTCGACTCCTCGATCCTGATCCGGACGGCGGACATCGACGCGGGCGGCCGGATGCGGATCGGGGTGGGCGCCACCCTGGTCCGCGACTCGGACCCGGACTCCGAGGTGGCCGAGACCCGGGCGAAGACAGCCGGGCTGCTCGCCGCCCTCGGCACCCGGGACGCGCCGACGGCCACCGCCGCGGCGCCCGCAGGGTTCGCCGAACACCCCGACGTGCTGGCGGCGTTGGCCCAGCGGAACGTCTCGCTCGCGCCGTTCTGGCTGGAGCGGACCGACACCCGGGTGCGCCCGGTGCCCGAGCTGGCGGGCCGTCGGGTGCTGGTGGTGGACGCCGAGGACACCTTCACCGCGATGTGGGACCACCAGCTGCGGGCGCTCGGACTCGAGGTCACCGTCCGGCGGTTCGACGAGGAGTACACCTTCGACGGGTACGACCTCGTGGTGCTCGGCCCCGGCCCGGGGGACCCGCAGGAGGTGGACCACCCCAAGATCGCCCACCTGCACGGCGCGACCCGGGCGCTGCTGGGGAGCGGCACGCCGTTCCTCTCGGTGTGCCTGAGCCACCAGGTGCTCAGCACGGTCCTCGGCTTCGACCTGGTCCGCCGGGAGCTGCCCAACCAGGGCGTGCAGAAGAAGATCGATCTGTTCGGGCGGACCGAGCTGGTCGGCTTCTACAACACGTTCGCCGGGCGCAGCGACGCCGACCGGGTGGACGTCCCGGCCCTCGGCGGTGTGGTGGAGGTGAGCCGGGACGAGGAGACCGGCCAGATCCACGCGCTGCGCGGTCCCGGCTTCCGCTCGGTGCAGTTCCACCCCGAGTCGGTGCTCAGCCAGGACGGCCTGACCATCATCGGCGAGCTGCTGACCTCCCTGCTGGCCGGCTGA